In Lathyrus oleraceus cultivar Zhongwan6 chromosome 2, CAAS_Psat_ZW6_1.0, whole genome shotgun sequence, the DNA window CGACGTGATTGCCATGTTATAAAaaaatttagattttttttcGAGTCTTTCCCATGTGCAAGTCTGACTCtcaattttttaataataaaaacatGTAACGACGTGATTATCACGTCGCAACTCCCTTTTTTGCCACGTGATTTTCACTTCATTATATCACGTGGTTGGAGAAAAGTTTTCTTGTTGTGATTAATGTAATGATTCATATTTTAATCCTATTTAAACAAACTAAAGCATTATCATTACCAATTTCTAcatttcaaaattccaaatcATCTATATCAATAGGCATTCATCATCTTCTCAACATCTCATTGTAGTCATTCATCATTTTATAGTAGAATATTTTTTCTAACCGTTTATTGTTTATTGTTGTTGTGATAAAATGACCGTAAGACATATTGCATAGACACCACTTAATAGAGGAAGATATTTTTTACTTGATCAATCAACAAGGTAATGCAAATAAAATTTGGATAATTAAACATTCTCATGTTTTCTTACTTCAATTCAATATTTATGCAGGATGAATATGATTATTGTAGATGTTTTGTCCAGGTTGATAGATTGAATTTCTCACAAATTCAAATACTGAAATTTTGTAAACACATCCCATTGAACATGGCAAAGAGAACAAGATCCAAGTGCAGAAGGATACGTTTAGAAATCTGAAATGAAAGCGAATTTGAATTACCTTAGAAATGAGTTAAATCTTTAAGTTTTTAGCATTAAGTTTCTTTAATACATTTCTTTTTAAATACATGGTattaaaaaccataaaaactGTTTACTACATTAAcatttaattatttataatatatatttGTTTTTATTGTCAATGACATTCTTCAAatctaaatttattttaaatgtTTAAATTTAAAATGACCCGATTTTAAGTGATGAGACATTTcaataaaaaatttaatttcacTTAGTGTAAATCAGTCATTTTTACATCTTGTCAATCAAAAGTTCAATCTCATAAAATATTATGTGTATTGAACTCGAAAAAAATAGTTGAAAGATGGTGATTTGGATCGCTTCCCCCGTATCTAATTTAGGGGTGGACAAAAAGATGGTTTTGGACGGTGGCGGACCCAAAATCTTAATCTGACTTAAATCACAATTTTGATTTGAAGACCTAATTTCGTCCGTTTATAAATCCGTTTTTTTGGATTACGGTATTTTGGATAAGTCGGTTGGTTCGGTCGACTAGTTCGATTTATTGCAGAGATTATTTCATCGATTATTTCATCTTTTGGGTTTTTTAGTTGTAGTTCTGACATCCACATAGTATTAGATAATTAGCTTTTTTTTATTTGGGCTATCTTGTCTAATATCGAGCTTAGTGGTTTTTACTTGTTATGGTCcaatatattttttttatatagTATAGGACTTTCCTTTTTGTAACAATGTGTGATTCATAATTCAATACAGTTCTAGGACAAATGACCCTCTTTTGTTATCAGTTATCAATTATAATAATACGGTATCAAGAGACTACACACTTTCTTTCACCTTTTCCCCTTTTCATCGTCATCTTCTAGCCTCGCACAAAACAAAGATTCATCGTCTTCATCCCTACTTTCCATGGTTTCCGACGATGAATCAGACAGAAATTGAGAGTCAGAATTGCACACGAGAAACgtaaaagaaagaaaataaaaaaaaatcagaCTTATACAGGTTGGCAGATGGGggaaatttaaaaaaatttatatttaaGTTGTAACGTGAAAATCACTTCGCAATgttaaattaaaaaataaaaaacgTTTATGAGAGAAAATTGTGAAGTAAAAATCACGTGGCAAAATTGTGAAGTGAAAATCACGTGGCAAAGTTGTGAAGGAAATTTGAGAAAGAAGTTGAATCTGAGCTGCGTGTGATAGAATTTTTTCGGAAATATATAGAGCAATCAGCGACGTGATTTTCACTTCACAACTTTGCCACTTGATTTTCACTTCACAACTTTGCCACGTGATTTTCACTTTACAACTTTGCCACTTGATTTTCACTTCACAACTTTGCCACGTGATTTTCACTTTACAACTTTGTCACGTAAAATAAAAAAGTCAGGGGTGCACATGTTGATAGATGAGAGGAAATTTCAACATTTCAAAATTTTAGTTGTGACGTGAAAATCACTTCACAAAGTtaaattcaaaaaaaaaacttttaGGAGGGAAATTTGTGAAATCAAAATCACGTGGCTGATTGCTCTATATATTTGCAGATTTTCTCTTCTTAAATTAAGCTTCTTTCTCAAATCCCCCCTTTCAATTTTTCCTCCTTCATCGATTTTCCTCTTCCAACATTTTTCCTCTTTCTCAAATTTCAACTTTCAATTTTTATCTTCAAATTAAAAGGTATTTCAAGAAGGCCCAaatttttcattttcatttttctattttttatttgttaaatattgtgttgattttatttttattttataacTAACATTGTTAAAAAAATTCTTCAAGATTCAATCATCAAGCTCAAGATTCAAGCTTTTTTCTTATCTTCATAGAAGTATTTAAGCAATTGTTTTTCCAgatttaaatatatatattagattgttggttgttgttattgtaggataatttttttaaaacataaTTTTACTAAAATAAATATATAGTTAATCCACAAGtaatttattaaaatatttaaatagattttttttaaaacagaatattatttttcataatatattattctgtttatatattatttttaatagttttttattttaaaaataaaatcattttGTAACGTGATATTCACTTCACAATTTTACCACATGAAAATCACGTCGCAACTCATTGTAATATTTTCTGCCTTCACTGCTACTACTGAATTACAACATATATAGTGAGAACATTTGTGCAGAATATTGTGTCATAAATATCATGTGGCACACTATTTCGACGTGATTTTCACGTGACAAAATTGCGACGTGATTTTCATGACGCAACAGAGTTGTCACACGAGTTTCTGCCGCGTGAAAATTTATGTTGCTAAAAATGTGTTATGAAGTGATTTTTCACGTTGTAACGTGAATATCACGTGATTTTAGACGGTTTTGATAACAAAgtaatataaataaaaaattattattattttataataaatGATTTGATGAATATTTTTAACCATTCATTCATATTAAGCTTTTTTTAACGTGGTTTAGGTAAATAATAAACAATTCTTGCATCGGAAAGTTTTGACGGGTTAATGAAGTTATATATTGAAGCTTTGCCCAATATGTAGGTATATAAAAGTCATATATAGAAAGAATTTCTTAATGCATTCTAAGGAATATTATtgcattttaaaaaaaaataaaaatattttaagaTTTTAGAGAGTTATTTTCGGATACATTCCAAACATGCTCACCGCTAATCTGCTGAGCTAAAAAAAAATTAACTTTATGTCTTTCTATTATTAAACATACTAGTCTATAAGGAGTCGGGAAAtgacatcaaataaagataaaAAATCAGTTCTCAAATTTTACATTTTCATCCTTTGCTTCCCTTCCTATCCTTTTGGCATCTTCACATTAATGCATTTTCACATCAATGATCATTGAAGTAATTAATTTATGATAAATATTAATAAACTTTTCTATTTAATTTggtttaattttgtttttaatttgaCATGTTCTAATTTTGTGTGTGTAAacatttgaattttattttagattGCCTTTGTTGTTTATATACTTTTGCGGCGTTAAAGAAGTTATGAAGAAATTAAATGATGAACAAAACTTTTATTAGAAGATAACGGAATTAACTACATTTTAACgtagaaaataaaagagaaatatAAGGGGAAATTATTCAATACGATGTAAGATAAATCCTTTTCATAcaaaaatataatatattaaaatattGTTTTTTTTGTTAATCAAACGTTTACTAATTATAGTCtgaattttttttacaaaaaaaataacGTAAAATCACTccatttttattagtttttacCAATTTCATTTCTATTATTTTTTCCTACTACAAATGAATAAAATGTATCAATTTATGTATTCTTCAATTAATGATTCACCAAGCATTATGAATGGAAAGATATTTATCTCTTAAATTTAGTAAGATTTAAGTAAAAAAATTGATGTACTCTTTTTGACATTATTTTACATTGATAAATTGTGCATATTTAATTCTATTCATAGTTTATTTGTATTTCTTTTAGAAATGATACAATAATTAAACATGTAAAAAtatctattattttttattttagattGTTTATCACAAATTTTATTTCATatataatttaaattaaataatattaaattatatatatatattatatatatatatatatatatattatatatatatattatatatatttatttatgtGTATATATTAAAGAAAGTGGATTAACAACATGgataaataaaattttcattttATCAAAAGtgaaatcaaaatcaaaattaaaaaCATTATAGAATCAAAAACCACTTCGGATTGAAAACACCGGAAAGGTGTGATTGGGAGGTCGGGTAGAGCTACATAAGTCAAACAGATTCCTTCAATTTAGGGTTTGAAGTAAATATATTTGACTAAATTTACCAACATTTATTTTggtttttacttttataaaataagaagaaaaaaGAATTTGTTTATAAAATAACGTAAAAATTAAAAACTACTTTTAATTTTCATCTTATTGCTTAGTTGAGTGGAGGGAAATAACTTTTCTAGTGTTTtacaaaagaaaagagaaaaacacacacacataaaaaaggaAAAGTTAAAATACTAAAACACCAAAATAAGATAAAAAAAGAATTGGAGATGAATTTTCCTATAAAGAAGAAAACGAAAATAAAATAGAAGATGAGACATATACCCATGAAATCCTATATGCACAATCAACATGTGTTTCAACGGATTATATCCATGTAACCTATAAGTTATTTTTAGTATATGATATAATAAATTTCTATAGATATATGTCACATATACACACACAAGATTAATCAACTATCAGTAAAATGTCGGTTGTATATGACACATTTTTTTAGTGATTTATTGTGAAGAATTCTTAATATACAAAATCTTAAATTTATATAATCATGGATTAAATATCAACACTTTAAACATAAAACAAAATTAAgttatttaaatatttattaaatccatttaatatatttattaaatatttgaaattttaaataaataatttaaaacaaaacagaaaattaaaattaatatcCTTTGTTGTAAAAAGATTGAACAGTAATTAAAGAATACTTTTCCAAATGATGTTAAGGCTTGTTTGTTataaaaaagatttaaaaaaagattttaaaaatttcagtttttttaaatatttttttaaagtATGAAATGAAAGTTTGTTACAATTAATATCTTTTGCGATAAATGAGAAGTTTGTTTCAATTTTTTATTATAACATTTTAAGAGATagttttaaataaaataaaactttaaCTGAGAAGTTTGTTAAAACAACATCCAGTAAAAGATATATCCCTAGATATTAGAAGAGACCTATCTACTCCTCCAAGTAGTTGGCATTAAATATCGTAACAATCGAATCATATACATTTACACACAACTGCTTCCAACACAAACCCTTCTTCATCCTTAACAACATCCATGTCCGACAACATCAAACCTTCTTCCCTAGAACCATCCATGTCACATAACACCAAACCTTCTTCCTCAACAGCACCCAACACTAACCCTTCGAACACACAACCTCGTAAAAAACTTATCATCAAGCTCAGTTATCCTCCTGGTTCAAGAAAACGCGATTCAGATTCTTGTGCCACAGATGAAAACAAGAGAAGGAAGATTCAAGATTCTGTAAAACCAACCGTATCCTGTTATTGGGTTGATTCAAATTATCAAACCAAATCAACAGTTTTGTCTCAACCAAAGAATAATGGCAATGTTGTTGAAAACAAGAAGATCATCAAGAACCAAGTTTCCAACACGACACCTTTGTCTCAACCAAAGGATAATGACAATGTTGTTGAAGACAAGAAGCTGATCAAGAACCAAGTTTCCAAAACAACACCTTTATCTCAACCAAAGGATAATGACAATGTTGTTGAAGACAAGAAGATGATCATGAACCAAGTTTCCAAAACAACACCTTTGTCTCAACCAAAGGATAACATGAAGGATTCAACAACGAGAGGTAAAGAATGTGGGTTGAAGAAAGCGATGGAGTGTGTTAAGAGGAGGCAATGTTGGTTGATATTGAAGAGGATGTTGGTAGACAGAGATGGTTGGGAT includes these proteins:
- the LOC127123156 gene encoding transcription factor GTE3, chloroplastic-like — its product is MSDNIKPSSLEPSMSHNTKPSSSTAPNTNPSNTQPRKKLIIKLSYPPGSRKRDSDSCATDENKRRKIQDSVKPTVSCYWVDSNYQTKSTVLSQPKNNGNVVENKKIIKNQVSNTTPLSQPKDNDNVVEDKKLIKNQVSKTTPLSQPKDNDNVVEDKKMIMNQVSKTTPLSQPKDNMKDSTTRGKECGLKKAMECVKRRQCWLILKRMLVDRDGWDLKDPPKIAKSNKCKIKAIGLKEIERKMRLYATEDEFASDMRLVFSNAMVMYPPRNHIYQIAKKFSDTFEHKWKSLKNTWELEDTKEATLKRDTKECNMLCSYRNCSQVINC